TATCAGGTTGGTTGTGGAGAATGAGATAATGATCAtggaatttatagccaaaggagtccagtgtcatggagatgtgatatattaaacaattttagattaaatctttcatcttttagaatgggtttctgCTCTTTGGCATGTTAATTCCAGAACTTGTTTTTAATTACCTTCTCAAGAAAGTCATTCAAATGCACAGCGTTTCTAACAATAGGTATGAATTCTGAGTCCCAATATTGAGTCAGATGGacatttttctttgaaatgttgtgcatttaaattacattcttgaGAAGGTAGTTTTTAGATTAGGGTGtaggttaggctggattggctatgctaaattacccttatTGTTCAGGATATGCAAGGTAGGGTGGATTAGCTATAAGAAATATGAagtaagggggtgggtctgggtggcaatggtgctaaatgccttcttagccaTCCAGTCTACCAGTTCTTTGCAGGTTGCAtcactatgtacctgaaccctccCAGGTCTCTGTTTTAACTATACAAGTCCTGTCTTTCCTcattttagcaaaatgcaacTCCTTGCTTTTATTTATACCTCTCTCATATACGCACACCATAAcgctctcacacactcacagacttatactccatcacactctcactttaccaagcatgcacacattcTTACATGCACtctcacacatgtacacacacactctcatgcacactcaactctatggagtgaatttttattggcagaattatatttgcagatactttCAATTTTCCTCACAAAGCACAcaatctacaggcagtcaatccatgtaatattttatatattcctactttaaaaacagaactagtctgattcaagattgggatatgaCAGACTCGAACCTCACAACTTTAATGTATTgtgtgagctgagatgtcacttttaaaaaaataaaaaaaaaacataagtcATCTCAAGAACATGACTTAGATGttgttcttggatttacatattgatgaaccgaaacctgcaaaccattctaaaagatatcagttgcatgatactgtgaATTTTGATATAagatctgtgtcttatgatcctgctgcacAGCTAACTGtggaaggagcggcactccaaaagctagtgcttccgaataaacctgttggactctaacctggtcttgtgtgatttttaactttatccaccccagtccaatactagcACCTCCCCATCGTTTCTAGTGAACACAGCCCATACCTCCCagtgctgccagtaaactttacaatgccAATGAAACAACACAGTACCTGTActcctgaaaaatttacaatttctaatGATAGCTACCCATTCACTTAAAACAAAAAACCTCttggagctcaaagctttcaatgagagtctgagcccACGGTAAGTTCAGGCAATCTTTATTGTGACCCAACTTTGTTAAAGCTTCAGATCTCCCAGCAAAAAGGTGTAGAAAAAGTAGCTGCTTTTTAAACAGCTCAAGGTCAAACTGCGCATAATCCTcactccccacccctccacccatcCCACCTCACTTTCTTTACTATTAGTCATCACCGAGTTGTCCttttgtaattggatccttggtacagccgTAACCTGGGGGAAGttttgcctcactcagcaatttcaacccataCGCCGTCTCCTAGTAAGTTTCTCCCCGCTTAGCTGCCaggggctgagtgggaggggaggTGCTGGGCAGTCTAGTGTTAACCACAcagctgtggctctggagtcatgtgtaggctgGACTAGTTAAAGGATGCAGCTGGATGACtgaatgaatcctttcccacagtggcagtttccttccctaaaaagagCATGCGTGAATCAGATGGGCCCCCCACACCAAAAACGGTTTCTTCATCAGATTCTGAACTCAAGATGTCTGACCGAATTCCAATTCTGTGATCTGCTGCGGCTGGATTCAAACTCAGGAGTCCCCGGAACTGGGTTGATAGTCCAGTCCCTAATGGCACTCGGTTGTTGCTCCTTCAATCATCCTGCGATGGCACATGAACTCCTTGGTGCctccgcaggtgggaggagcgggtcaaggccttcccacactctgtgCAGCCGaagggcttctccccagtgtggatccgCTGATGGGTCTGGAGTTTGGAGGAATCGCTGAACCCCTTcctgcactcagggcagctgaagggccactcccctgtgtgaatcctctggtgtctcagcaggattgaggaattgctgaaggtctTCCCACACTCGGTGCAGGGAATGATCTCTCCCCCATATGgatccgctggtgggtcagcagagTGGTGGAActgctgaaggccttcctgcactcggggcagctgaagggcttctccccagtgtggagaCGCTGGTGCTTCCACAAGTTGCTCACCTGactaaatcccttcccacacttggggcaggtgaacggcctctcccctgtgtggacccgctggtgagtcagcaggtgggaggaattgctgaaggccttcccacactcggggcagctgtagggcctctcccctgtgtggacccgccaGTGGGTCAGGAGGTCAGAGGAATGTCTGAACGCCTTCTTGCACTCGGAGCAAGAAAACGGCCTCTCGCCAGTGTGGAGTCGCCTGTGAGTCTGGAGGTtgaaggaattgctgaaggctttCCCGCACTCGGGACACGGGAAccgcctctcccctgtgtggacccgctggtgagtCCGCAGGGCAGAGGCCTGGggaaagcccttcccacactcagggcagctaAAGGGTCTCTCTCTGGTGTGACTCTGCCAATGAGTCTCCAGGGCAGATGGGACACAGAAGCCTTTCCCGCAGTCACCGTACTTCCATGGTTTCTCCACAGGGCGGATTCCTCAGATTTCTCCATGGCCACAGCTTCAGCCGCACACAAACTCGTGTACAGCCCCTTCGCACCGTGATTTCCTCTTAACAGGCGGTATAGCTGTTACACATTCCACACTCAATGCGCTGCAACAGTaggtctctcatccagtcccactgataCTGGAAATGTactcaaacaggaaccaaaaagctttgctccttctcacagaatcgcAGTCAAAAATCGTTGTGGTCCTGATGGATTGAGTGACCGTCAGACATTGAcaccaaagtgaggactgctgactCTGGAGAGTCACTGTCAAAAAGtacagcactggaaaagcacagcatatcaagtagcatccgaggagcaggagagttgacgttccagttgattttgaaacttctgtCTATAGATCTTCAAACGCTGTAAAAAGAGAATATAAAAGTCATCACTGTCAGTCCaaggtagaaattcagaacaagcgaTTCTGCTTTCTGgagaacattcttttcttttattattccacaaaattgaaagtgccatcccattctctctctccctctctgttttcACTCCACTTTAACTAATTCTCGTGAgggtgctgattcaggatctgacaggagcagaaaagcaaaaaaacGTCAAGACTTATCTCTCTGAaactccacctgaaagttaatatctttcacGTCATTGGCATAAtgctgagagtgagcaggtctgatttGGAAAGCAAAATAAAGTGTGCCAATTCAGGATGAACCTGCAATGCAGCTTCTTGAGGAACACCCTCAAGAAATGGTTAATGTCCCCGGGAAGGGGAGCATAATGAGACATCAAGGTATTAACACCGACaccagagagagaaactgaacatacaGATGTGGCAAATGTTAGTGGAATgccagagtcagagatatacacacaaaaacagacaGGCACAGGCACTTCAGTCAAACtcttctgtgctgaccagatatcctaaattaatctagtcacatttgcca
This genomic stretch from Chiloscyllium plagiosum isolate BGI_BamShark_2017 unplaced genomic scaffold, ASM401019v2 scaf_48210, whole genome shotgun sequence harbors:
- the LOC122545824 gene encoding gastrula zinc finger protein XlCGF7.1-like, whose translation is GIRPVEKPWKYGDCGKGFCVPSALETHWQSHTRERPFSCPECGKGFPQASALRTHQRVHTGERRFPCPECGKAFSNSFNLQTHRRLHTGERPFSCSECKKAFRHSSDLLTHWRVHTGERPYSCPECGKAFSNSSHLLTHQRVHTGERPFTCPKCGKGFSQVSNLWKHQRLHTGEKPFSCPECRKAFSSSTTLLTHQRIHMGERSFPAPSVGRPSAIPQSC